One Nicotiana tomentosiformis chromosome 4, ASM39032v3, whole genome shotgun sequence genomic window carries:
- the LOC104090757 gene encoding F-box protein SKIP14-like, whose amino-acid sequence MALNFSHRPIFPAHISEDNLISPMRIVNGYLVEGVPEKKVENFARSREGFDYDYGGKRVEKSDLSESVGEDIVDRLPADPFGMDISTTITAITGWLEDLEVDYGGCRRNHVGPSNEDYGLFAGLNFIWSDAMRFQSFPSCHVRSDDKMNKGDPVNWFVGERDMRDALAHVGLGSACNVGDTAGFNNVGSGSFLPQTMAGTDGSTSCSAEDEGAPHEALSFALGYLGVKDLLTVESVCRSLRLTVKNDPLLWRSIHIEKPLNEISDDVLLQLTSRAQGNLQCLSLLECTRITDDGLRRVLDSNPLLTKLFVPACTRLSIEGVVNMLKSFNSKRGKMGIKHLRIGGLYGVTHEHVEELRFLLGADCQTQQNNVYKPHFFSRRNIYRLSDDNRAIDVQICPRCGKMRMVYDCPAEGCQVKDQATQECRACSLCILRCSQCGRCINNTEYEETFCLELLCSDCFRQPLKCEDEQEGGGAGSCDGEQI is encoded by the exons ATGGCGTTAAATTTTTCGCATCGGCCCATATTTCCGGCGCATATATCTGAGGATAATTTGATATCGCCCATGAGAATTGTTAATGGGTATCTAGTGGAGGGTGTTCCAGAGAAGAAAGTGGAGAATTTTGCTCGGTCCCGAGAGGGATTTGATTATGATTATGGGGGGAAAAGAGTAGAGAAGAGTGATTTGTCGGAGTCGGTAGGGGAGGATATCGTTGACCGTCTCCCTGCTGATCCATTTGGGATGGATATAAGCACCACTATCACAGCCATTACAGGATGGcttgaggatttggaggttgaTTATGGAGGATGTAGGAGAAACCATGTTGGTCCAAGTAATGAGGACTATGGTTTGTTTGCGGGTTTGAATTTTATCTGGAGTGATGCTATGAGGTTCCAATCATTCCCTAGTTGTCACGTTCGGTCTGATGACAAAATGAATAAAGGTGATCCGGTGAATTGGTTTGTTGGGGAGAGAGATATGAGGGACGCCTTGGCCCATGTTGGTCTTGGCTCAGCTTGCAATGTGGGGGACACTGCAGGCTTCAATAATGTAGGTTCAGGCAGTTTTCTGCCGCAGACGATGGCAGGAACAGATGGTTCGACGTCCTGCTCTGCTGAAGATGAAGGTGCCCCTCATGAGGCTTTATCTTTTGCTCTTGGTTACCTTGGAGTGAAGGATCTTTTGACTGTAGAAAGTGTTTGTAGGTCCTTGCGACTTACTGTAAAAAATGATCCTTTGTTGTGGAGGAGCATTCATATTGAAAAACCATTGAATGAGATCAGTGACGATGTCCTCTTGCAATTGACTAGCAGGGCTCAAGGTAACTTACAGTGCTTGAGTTTGTTAGAGTGCACCCGCATCACGGATGACGGTTTGAGGAGGGTACTTGACTCTAATCCACTTTTGACAAAG CTATTTGTTCCTGCATGTACAAGACTAAGTATTGAGGGCGTTGTAAATATGTTGAAGTCCTTTAACTCTAAAAGAGGTAAAATGGGTATAAAGCACCTGAGAATTGGCGGCCTTTATGGAGTGACTCATGAACATGTTGAAGAACTCAGGTTTCTGCTAGGTGCAGATTGCCAGACGCAGCAAAATAATGTTTACAAACCCCATTTCTTTTCTCGGAGGAATATTTATCGTTTATCTGATGACAATCGGGCTATTGATGTTCAAATATGCCCTAGATGTGGAAAAATGAGAATGGTCTATGATTGTCCTGCAGAGGGTTGTCAAGTGAAAGATCAAGCTACTCAAGAATGTAGGGCCTGCTCACTTTGTATCTTACGCTGCAGTCAGTGTGGCAGATGTATAAATAACACTGAATATGAGGAAACTTTTTGTTTGGAATTGCTTTGCTCTGATTGCTTTAGGCAGCCTTTGAAGTGCGAAGATGAGCAGGAGGGAGGAGGGGCTGGTTCCTGTGACGGAGAGCAAATTTAA